Genomic DNA from Sphingobium sp. WTD-1:
GAAGCTGGGGATGGTGCCGACCGCGATCAGGAAGATGATGGTCAGGCCCACCAGCAACAGGGTGAGGGCGATCTCGTTCGGCGTCTTCTGCCGCTCGGCGCCCTCGACCAGCGCGATCATGCGATCGAGAAAGCCCTGGCCGGGATTGACGGTGACGCGGACGCGGATCTCGTCGGAAATGACGCGGGTGCCTGCCGTCACGGCCGAACGGTCGCCGCCTGCCTCGCGGATCACCGGCGCGGATTCGCCTGTGATGGCCGCTTCGTTGACGGAGGCGACGCCGGAGACGACCTCGCCATCGGACGGGATCAGGTCGCCGGTCTGGACCAGCACCACGTCGCCCAGCTTCAGCGCACTGGCGGCGACGGTCTCATAGCTTTCGCCATGGCCCTTCAGCCGCTTGGCGGTGAGGTCCGCCTTGGTGGCGCGCAGCGAGGCGGCCTGCGCCTTGCCACGCCCTTCGGCCAGCGCCTCGGCAAAGGTGCCGAAGAGGACCGTGAGCCAGAGCCAGATCACCAGCTGCAGCTTGAAGCCGACGGCCAGGCTGTCCTGCCCGACGATGAGCAGGACGGTCAGCAGGACCGCGACGATCGCGGTGGTGAACATCACCGGGTTGCGGATCAGTTCGCTGGGGTTGAGCTTGCGGAAGGCGTCTCGACAAGCCGGGACGATCAGGTCCGCCGTGAAGAGCGATTTTTGTTCGGATCGGGCCATGTGCATGGATCCTTAGAAAAGCTGGCCACGGATCATCGCGAGATGATCGGCGATGGGGCCAAGGGCGAGGCTGGGCAGGAAGGTCAGGCCGCCCACGATCAGCACGATGCCGACCAGCAGACCGGTCCACAGCGCCCCGGTGGTGGGGAAGCTGCCGGCGGTTTCGGGCGTATATTTCTTCGCGGCCAGGCTGCCCGCGATGGCCAGCATGGGGATGATGATGAAGAAGCGGCCGATCCACATCGCGACGCCCAGCATGCCGTTATAGAAGGGGGTGTTGGCCGACAGGCCGGCAAAGGCCGAGCCATTGTTGCCGACGGCGCTGGTGAACGCGTAGAGGATCTCGCTGAAGCCATGCGGTCCCTTGTTGAGCGGACCGGCCAGGCCCGCGTCGGTGACGCTGGCGATGGCGGTGAAGCCCAGGATGATCAAAGGCAGCACGGCAATGGCGAGCACGGCCAGCTTGACTTCGCGGCTCTCGATCTTCTTGCCGACATATTCCGGCGTGCGGCCGACCATCAGGCCCGCGACGAACACGGCCAGGATGGCGAACAGCAGGAAGCCATAGATGCCTGCGCCGACGCCGCCGATCACGACTTCGCCCAGCTGGATGTTGAACAGCGGGATCATGCCGCCCAGTGCGGTGAAGCTGTCATGCATGGCGTTGACCGCGCCGCAGCTCGCCGCCGTGGTGACGACCGAGAAGAGGGCAGAGGCGGCGATGCCGAAGCGGACTTCCTTGCCCTCCATATTGCCGCCGGCGACGCCCAGATTGTGGAGCACCGGATTGCCGGCCGCTTCCTGCCAATAGGTGACGGTGACGCCGGCGAGGAAGATCAGCAGCATGGCGGCGAGGATGGCCCAGCCCTGGCGCGGGTTGCCAACGGCCTTGCCGAAGGTCCAGGTCAGGCCAAAGCCGATCACGAAGATCGACAGCATCTCCACCAGATTGGTGAGCGCGGTCGGATTCTCGAAGGGATGGGCGCTGTTGGCGTTGAAGAAGCCGCCACCATTGGTGCCCAGCATCTTGATCGCTTCCTGGCTGGCGACGGGGCCAAGCGCCAGGGTCTGTTTCACGCCTTCCAGCGTGGTCACGTCGACCGACTGGCTGAGCGTCTGCGGCACGCCGCTCGCGATCAGGAACAGGGCATAGACGATGCAGATCGGCAGCAGCAGATAGAGGGTCACGCGGGTGACGTCCGCCCAGAAATTGCCGATCGTCGCCGCGCTGCGCCGGGCAAAACCACGGAACAGGGCGAAGGCGAGGGCAATGCCGGTGGCGGCCGACAGGAAATTGTGGATGGTGAGGCCCAGCATTTGAGCCAGGTTCGTCAGGGTCGACTCGCCCGAATAGCTTTGCCAATTGGTGTTGGTGGTGAAGCTGATCGCCGTGTTGAAGGCGAGGTCGCTGCTGGTGCCGGCAAAGCCCTGCGGGTTGAGCGGCAGCAGCCCCTGAAGGCGCAGCACCGCATAGGTGAAGAGCAGCAGCGCCACGTTGAAGAGCAGCATGTGAACCGCGTAGCGGCGCCAACTCTGTTCGGCGTTCGGATCGATCCCTGACAAGCGGTAGAAGCTCCGTTCGATCGGGCCGAACACGGTATGAAGCGGCGTGCGGCGGCCCTCATAAAGGGTAAACAGCCACAGGCCCATCGGCTTGGTCAGCGCCAGCAATATGCCGACAAAGGCTGCGATCAGCAGCCATCCCTGGAAGGTCATGTGCGGCCCCCCTTAAAAGCGTTCGGGCCGTGCGAGCACGGCGACGAGATAGACGAGAAGCCCGGCGGCGGTGATCGCCGCGAGCCAGAGGTCGATGGTCATGGCATCCCTCCTTCAGGCGTCGCCGCACAGCCGGACATAGCCGAGGCTAGCCGCTGTCAGCGCCAGGATGATGCCGATCCACAAGAGATCCTGCATGGGGGGTAACTCCCGCATCACGCCCGCCGCGGGAGGCGGACAGGGTCGTTAGCGAGCGCCCGATTAGGCCCCTCTTCCGTTTGAATGCGAGACGCGGGCCGGGGCGGCCGCATAGTATTTGCGTATGATTTTCCGAAGGGGCTGGAGCCTTTCGACACGGCACCGGCCCGCCCGCCCCCCACCCGATCGCCCATCAGGGCATCATGTCTGGGCGGTCGGTTGGGGGGCGGGCCGGTGCGGATGCGCCGGAGGCGCATTTCCAAACGGACTCCAAGACGGATAGCTTTTCTACCGCGATGGCCAGCATTGCTTGGGGGACGATTCTCTATACCATCGGTAGATAAGCCGCCCGAGTCGGCAGAGAGGACGCACATATGGCCTATCAGGATCAGGACGGACCGTTGACGCGCCTGCGCGATCGGCTGGCGCAAGCCCTTTTCAGGGAGCCTGCCGTCGTGCTGTTCGAGCGCGATGCCGACGACCGTGGCGCACCGGTGTCGCGTGCCGATCGCGAACGCCAGCCACAGGATGCCTGCGCCTGATCGGAGGAAACCCTGTGTTTCCAGGGCGAAAGCCAAACACCTCTTCGCAGCGGCGGAACATCCGCTAGATAGATTTCCAACAGCATGGCGCGCCGATCGCGTCATCGCCTTGAAGGAGATCCAGATGGCCACCAGCCCGCGCGAAGTTACCCGTCCCGTCGATCCGCTGATCCTGGAGCGCTGGTCGCCCCGCGCCTTTGACGGCTCCGCTATTCCCCAGGCCGATATCGACACGCTGTTCGACGCGGCGCGCTGGGCGCCTTCGGCCTTCAACTACCAGCCCTGGCGCTTCCTCTATGCCCATCGCGACAGTGCCGACTGGGCGCGCTTCCTCGACCTGCTCTTCCCGTTCAACCAGGGCTGGGTGCAGCATGCCGGCGCGCTGGTCTTCGTTTTGTCCGACACGCTGATGGCGGCGCCGGGATCGGAAGATTACAAGCCTTCGCACAGCCACAGCTTCGATGCGGGCGCCGCCTGGGCGACGCTGGCGCTGCAGGCGACGCGGCTTGGCTATCATACCCATGCGATGACCGGCGTCGATTTCGACAAGGCGCGCGCCGAACTGGCGGTGCCGGAGCGGTTCCGGATCGAGGCGGCGATCGCGATCGGGCGTCAGGGCGACAAGGCCAGCCTGCCCGAAGCACTACAGGCGCGCGAGGCGCCGAGCGGCCGGCATGAGATCGAGACATTCGCCCATCAGGGGAATTTCATCGTCTGACAAAAAAAAGGGCGGCGTTTTGAAACGCCGCCCTTTCTGTATCAGGTCGTGGTCCAGCCGCCGCCCAAAGCGCGGAACAGATCCACCTGGGCAAAGGCGACGGCGCGGTTGGCGGTCGCCAGGTCCGCGTCGGCCGAAGCCTGGGTGCGCAGCGCATCCAGCACGGTCAGGAAGTCGATCTGCCCCTCGCGCTGGCGCGCCAGGCTGATCCGGGCCGCGCGCGCCGCCTCGTCGCGTGCCGATTGCAGCGTCGCCCGCCGCTCCAGCGCATTGGCATAGCTGGACAGCGCCGTCTCGGTTTCCTCCAGCGCCTGCAACACCGTGCCGTCAAAGGCGGCAAGCGATGCGTCGCCATCCGCCTTGGCCGCCGCGATCTTCGCGCGATTGGCTTCCTGATTGGGGAAGGCCCAGCTGATCAGCGGCCCGAGCAGGAAGTTGAGCGGCCCGGCGCCGAACAGATTGCCGCCGCCAACCGCCGTGGTGCCGATCGATCCGCCCAGGGTGATGCGCGGATAGAGATCCGCCGTCGCGACACCGACACGGGCGGTGTCGGCCGCCAGCCGCCGTTCGGCCGCGCGCACGTCCGGCCGCCGGGCGAGCAACGCCTGACCGTCGCCGACCGGGATCGGCTGTGTCACATTCGGTGTCACGGTCGCGTTCTGGACGGATGCGGGCAGCTCCTGCGGCGTGCGCCCGGTCAGCGTCGCCAGCCGGAACAGCGCGGAATTGCGGTCGGCGACCAGATTGGGGATCAGCGCCTGCTGCTGTTCGCGCAGTGTCGTCACGCGGATCACGTCCA
This window encodes:
- the kdpA gene encoding potassium-transporting ATPase subunit KdpA is translated as MTFQGWLLIAAFVGILLALTKPMGLWLFTLYEGRRTPLHTVFGPIERSFYRLSGIDPNAEQSWRRYAVHMLLFNVALLLFTYAVLRLQGLLPLNPQGFAGTSSDLAFNTAISFTTNTNWQSYSGESTLTNLAQMLGLTIHNFLSAATGIALAFALFRGFARRSAATIGNFWADVTRVTLYLLLPICIVYALFLIASGVPQTLSQSVDVTTLEGVKQTLALGPVASQEAIKMLGTNGGGFFNANSAHPFENPTALTNLVEMLSIFVIGFGLTWTFGKAVGNPRQGWAILAAMLLIFLAGVTVTYWQEAAGNPVLHNLGVAGGNMEGKEVRFGIAASALFSVVTTAASCGAVNAMHDSFTALGGMIPLFNIQLGEVVIGGVGAGIYGFLLFAILAVFVAGLMVGRTPEYVGKKIESREVKLAVLAIAVLPLIILGFTAIASVTDAGLAGPLNKGPHGFSEILYAFTSAVGNNGSAFAGLSANTPFYNGMLGVAMWIGRFFIIIPMLAIAGSLAAKKYTPETAGSFPTTGALWTGLLVGIVLIVGGLTFLPSLALGPIADHLAMIRGQLF
- a CDS encoding nitroreductase family protein, which encodes MATSPREVTRPVDPLILERWSPRAFDGSAIPQADIDTLFDAARWAPSAFNYQPWRFLYAHRDSADWARFLDLLFPFNQGWVQHAGALVFVLSDTLMAAPGSEDYKPSHSHSFDAGAAWATLALQATRLGYHTHAMTGVDFDKARAELAVPERFRIEAAIAIGRQGDKASLPEALQAREAPSGRHEIETFAHQGNFIV
- the kdpF gene encoding K(+)-transporting ATPase subunit F codes for the protein MTIDLWLAAITAAGLLVYLVAVLARPERF
- a CDS encoding TolC family protein codes for the protein MTRNLIALLLGASALTACAAGPDYKAPATPTTAAAPFIGAANPAVAQSAADDHWWRLYNDPLLDGLVGDALKANTDIRVAVARLERARAHLRGARSDRLPSTNISGSPTYGRVSQAQTLPGMDRENWTVDMGLDVAYEVDLFGRVKRSIEAARGDVGAAQADADAVRVAVVADTVRAYVDATASAQRLAVAKETVDLLDKSIRITGARFDAGRSDRLDVIRVTTLREQQQALIPNLVADRNSALFRLATLTGRTPQELPASVQNATVTPNVTQPIPVGDGQALLARRPDVRAAERRLAADTARVGVATADLYPRITLGGSIGTTAVGGGNLFGAGPLNFLLGPLISWAFPNQEANRAKIAAAKADGDASLAAFDGTVLQALEETETALSSYANALERRATLQSARDEAARAARISLARQREGQIDFLTVLDALRTQASADADLATANRAVAFAQVDLFRALGGGWTTT